ACATGGGACCTACTGGATGGGAGTATAGAAGTTCAAAAAATGTGACTGAATAAAATAGTATCAAGAGACCTTCCAACATTGATTTCCTTACCATTAATTTCCTTGTTTACATTTTCCTTGAACTCAGAGTAGGTATACCATGACAACAGATGTGACACCCTTCCTGAACAACAATGTACTTTCATACGTCATAGATTACAAAACATGGCTTCTCAAGCCACACAATGCAACCAAATTTTACCACTATTATGGCTGCGTGCTACTAGTATAAAACCACCACACAATTCCTGCAAGCAACAAGCAATTCAAAGACTGAAAAGAAGTAGAGAAGTCAAAATCAGAACCTTTAAGAAGATGATAAATCAATTGGTCATTGCAATAAGTTTCACAGCCATTTTGGAGATGGTGACAGCTAGACCTGTGTTTAACAAGAGAGATGTCACTGCCACCACAAAACAAGACTCAAGTCCTCACTGCAGTTTACCTGTAACAACTGAAGAATACCCAACATTTATATTCAGATATAACATGGAAGATGCTATAGAATTAAATGAAATCAAAAAGGCTGTAGAAGGGTACAATGATAACTTCACTGTTGTCCAGTCAGCAATTGTGGCAGAATCACTAAAAATAATCATCTTCACAATGAACAGAGCTGCTTATCTGAAGGTATATAAAAATAATGTACTTTTATGCATAAATTGTTTGTCTATAGTTACATACAACTTAATGATGTATGGAATATGCTTGTCAGGTATAATTAATTATGTACTTGTTTTTTACATGTACAGGCCTGCAATCATCCAGCAATAAGATTTGTGGAATACAACCAAAATGTCTCTAGCCAAGAAGAAAATATCGACACTACAGATGAAAATGTTGATGCGTGCCAAAATGTATCTATTGAGCATGGTACACCATACAGCATGGAAATCAGGAGGCCAAAGTCACTTAGCAACAAAACAGCTCGATGTGAAAAACTAAAGAAACGACTACAGAGGAAAACACAAAATGCTTTAGCTGATGATGGTGACCATTTCTTTACAGCAGTGGAAACCTGTATAACAACTGAGGATGGAGTAGTGGAACTTCAAGCAAGGCTTAACAACATATCTTTAAGCTTAGTAAGTTTATACCATTGTCAACTACATAATTTGTATGTAGCACCTTGCTACTGTGCAATAGCATAGATACTAGATAGCTATAGTAATTATTTTACCTTCTCTTTGCTTTGTTTTGCAGGTGTGTAGAATAAATGGATTGCGTATAACAAAATTACAACCAGTAAAGCCAACTGAAGTTACCTTTGGAGGGTTTGGCCTTGCATGATAGATGCACAACAACTTGTGACAAT
The Dysidea avara chromosome 7, odDysAvar1.4, whole genome shotgun sequence genome window above contains:
- the LOC136261026 gene encoding uncharacterized protein; this encodes MASQATQCNQILPLLWLRATSIKPPHNSCKQQAIQRLKRSREVKIRTFKKMINQLVIAISFTAILEMVTARPVFNKRDVTATTKQDSSPHCSLPVTTEEYPTFIFRYNMEDAIELNEIKKAVEGYNDNFTVVQSAIVAESLKIIIFTMNRAAYLKACNHPAIRFVEYNQNVSSQEENIDTTDENVDACQNVSIEHGTPYSMEIRRPKSLSNKTARCEKLKKRLQRKTQNALADDGDHFFTAVETCITTEDGVVELQARLNNISLSLVCRINGLRITKLQPVKPTEVTFGGFGLA